The following is a genomic window from Trueperaceae bacterium.
CGTGACAGGCAGATATGCTAACCGCTACACTACGGCTCCGCGCACCGCTCAGGTCCGGTCTCGCGCCGTCTTTGCACCACAGGGTGCCGTTCTGGTCGGCGTTCCCGGCCCTAGAGCGAAGCGTAGGATACCCGGCCGGCGCGCGGCGTGTCAACGCGAGACCGCCGGCCTCAGACCCCCTCGAGGTGCGCGTGGTCGTTGACGCGCGCCACCACCGCCCGGCCCGCCACGAAGCGCAGTTCAGTGATGGACGTGTTGGCGATCATGACGCGCGGGGCCGTCGGCCAGCCGGCCGGGTCGGTCTGACCGAACGCCAGGCGCAGGACGGCCTGGATGAAGCCGCCATGCGTGATGCAGGCCACGACCCCGTCGCCGCGCAGTCCGGCCAACCAGGCGCGGGCGCGCTCCAGCAGGTCGGGGTACGGCTCCGCTCCCGCGGGCCCCCCGCCCGCTCGCGCCGCGGTCAGCCCCCGCAGGCCCTCCAACTCGGCCGGGGTGAGCTCGCTGACGCGTCTACCCTCGAGGCTGCCTGCGGACTGCTCCCTCAGCCTCGGCTCCAGTTCGGGCTCGCGGCCCGGGAACGCCAGCCTGGCGGTCTCCACCGCCCGGCCGAGGTCCGACGAGAGCACGCGGTCGAACCTGGTCGTGGCGAGGCGCGCGCCGAGTCCGCGGGCCTGGCGCCGCCCCGACTCGCTCAGGGGGCTCTCGCTCTGGCCCTGGATCCGCCCCTCCAGGTTCCAGGTGGTCTCGCCGTGCCTGATGAGCCATAGCGTGCAGTCCGTCGCGGTGAGGTTCACGTGGTGCAGCCTATCGCGCCGCGGGGGGCGGGTCGGCCGGCCTCCCTTCCGTGATAGACTCTGTCCACGAGCGCAGTTCGCGGGGTGCATGGCACCGTCTCCTCGTCGCCCGGGCGGTCCGGGCGGGGCCAGGGGTCACCGTGAGCCGCGACTCGCAACCACCACCGGAGGATAGATGAGAAGAGTAGTACTGTTGGCCGCGCTCCTGCTTGTTCCCTGCCTTGCGGGCGCCCAGACCCTGATCTACGGCGCGTCGGGCTACCCGACGTCGCTGGACGCCGTCGACACCACCGACGGCAACTCGCTGGT
Proteins encoded in this region:
- a CDS encoding histidine phosphatase family protein translates to MNLTATDCTLWLIRHGETTWNLEGRIQGQSESPLSESGRRQARGLGARLATTRFDRVLSSDLGRAVETARLAFPGREPELEPRLREQSAGSLEGRRVSELTPAELEGLRGLTAARAGGGPAGAEPYPDLLERARAWLAGLRGDGVVACITHGGFIQAVLRLAFGQTDPAGWPTAPRVMIANTSITELRFVAGRAVVARVNDHAHLEGV